Proteins found in one Brachypodium distachyon strain Bd21 chromosome 5, Brachypodium_distachyon_v3.0, whole genome shotgun sequence genomic segment:
- the LOC100831089 gene encoding BTB/POZ and MATH domain-containing protein 1, whose product MSSDHTSSRCATERVTGTHDMVVANYSLLSGHMGAGAAVSSAPFTVGGYEWVLKFYPDGATLDDTGCASAYLYLNANRNALSGARIKASFTLSLLVGQGGGKLKASSCFVGRRRRKSTRDFLAGPGWGWGASGFGHFFWKPLLRLSRCLPEDCLTIRCAVTVLKPLPAEDTSTAAATAVRLLPPELPGHLERALKDGNGADVTFKVCGMAFGAHRFMLAARSPVFRAQLFGPMAHKDDTTTATTTTRRVIEVVDMEPAIFGMMLHYIYTDSLPVPVPGKKKGEGQGHSVAVMQHLLVAADRYGLDRLKLMCEEKLCEGVDVKTVATTLALADQHDCKRLKDVCLAFMSPPRVLEAVLSTDGYKHLLASCQSMVLEEGLGHKIPVQKK is encoded by the coding sequence ATGTCGTCGGATCACACGTCGTCGAGGTGCGCGACGGAGCGCGTGACGGGGACGCACGACATGGTGGTGGCCAACTACTCGCTGCTCTCCGGCCAcatgggcgccggcgccgccgtcagcTCCGCGCCCTTCACCGTCGGCGGCTACGAATGGGTCCTCAAGTTCTACCCGGACGGGGCCACGCTGGACGACACGGGCTGCGCTTCCGCGTACCTGTACCTGAACGCCAACCGCAACGCGCTGTCCGGCGCCCGCATCAAGGCCAGCTTCACGCTCAGCCTCCTCGTGGGCCAGGGCGGCGGCAAGCTTAAGGCCTCCTCCTGCTTcgtgggccgccgccgcaggaaGAGCACGCGTGACTTCCTCGCCGGGCCGGGCTGGGGCTGGGGCGCCTCGGGCTTCGGCCACTTCTTCTGGAAGcccctgctgcggctctccCGGTGTCTTCCAGAAGACTGCCTCACCATCCGGTGCGCCGTCACCGTTCTGAAGCCGCTCCCGGCGGAGGACACTTCGACGGCAGCAGCCACGGCGGTCCGGCTACTTCCTCCGGAGCTGCCGGGGCACCTCGAGCGCGCCCTCAAGGACGGGAACGGAGCCGACGTCACGTTCAAGGTCTGCGGCATGGCGTTCGGCGCGCACAGGTTCATGCTCGCGGCGCGGTCGCCGGTGTTCCGAGCCCAGCTCTTCGGCCCCATGGCGCACAAGGATGATACTACTACTGCTACTACCACTACGCGGCGCGTGATAGAGGTTGTCGACATGGAGCCGGCCATCTTCGGGATGATGCTTCACTACATCTACACGGACTcgctgccggtgccggtgccggggaagaagaagggcgaaGGCCAAGGCCATAGCGTGGCGGTGATGCAGCATCTGCTGGTCGCCGCGGACCGGTACGGGCTGGACAGGCTGAAGCTGATGTGCGAGGAGAAGCTGTGCGAGGGGGTGGACGTCAAGACCGTCGCGACCACGTTGGCGTTGGCGGACCAGCACGACTGCAAACGGCTCAAGGACGTCTGCCTGGCGTTTATGTCGCCGCCGAGAGTGCTGGAGGCTGTTTTGTCGACCGACGGGTACAAGCACCTCTTGGCGAGTTGCCAGTCCATGGTCTTAGAGGAGGGCCTTGGGCACAAAATACCGGTCCAGAAAAAGTAG